The following proteins are encoded in a genomic region of Catellatospora sp. TT07R-123:
- a CDS encoding deoxyribonuclease IV, with protein sequence MSHGIGAHAPVAGGLAKAALPYVDAVSAGSVQVFVGNPRGWARPAGNPAQDEAFAAGCHQRAIPAYVHASLLVNIGSPTEATVEQSRETLTHGLLRAARIGAAGVVFHAGSAVDSEHAPQAFRQVREVLLPLLDALPDDGPRLLVEPSAGGGRSLAARVEDLGPYFEAVDFHPRLAVCFDTCHAWAAGHDLAKPGGMAQTLDELVAVCGEGRLALVHANDSRDTCGSLRDRHETIGRGTIGAAAFAELMRHPAVAGVPVIVETPGELHATDISLLRGLRDE encoded by the coding sequence ATGTCGCACGGCATCGGCGCGCACGCGCCTGTCGCGGGCGGGCTGGCGAAAGCCGCGCTGCCGTACGTCGACGCGGTCTCGGCCGGGTCGGTCCAGGTCTTCGTGGGCAATCCACGGGGCTGGGCCCGCCCGGCCGGCAACCCGGCGCAGGACGAGGCGTTCGCGGCGGGCTGCCACCAGCGGGCCATCCCGGCGTACGTGCACGCGTCGCTGCTGGTCAACATCGGCTCGCCGACCGAGGCCACGGTCGAGCAGTCCCGCGAGACGCTGACGCACGGCCTGCTGCGCGCGGCGCGCATCGGTGCCGCCGGAGTGGTGTTCCATGCCGGGTCGGCCGTCGACAGCGAGCACGCGCCGCAGGCGTTCCGGCAGGTGCGCGAGGTGCTGCTGCCGCTGCTGGACGCGCTGCCCGACGACGGCCCCCGGCTGCTGGTCGAGCCCAGCGCGGGCGGCGGCCGGTCGCTGGCGGCCCGGGTCGAGGACCTGGGGCCGTACTTCGAGGCGGTCGACTTCCACCCCCGGCTGGCGGTCTGCTTCGACACCTGCCACGCCTGGGCGGCCGGGCACGACCTGGCCAAGCCGGGCGGCATGGCGCAGACGCTGGACGAGCTGGTCGCGGTGTGCGGTGAGGGCCGACTGGCGCTGGTGCACGCGAACGACTCCCGCGACACCTGCGGGTCGCTGCGCGACCGGCACGAGACCATCGGCAGGGGCACGATCGGCGCGGCCGCGTTCGCCGAGCTGATGCGGCATCCGGCCGTGGCGGGCGTGCCGGTGATCGTCGAGACCCCCGGTGAGCTGCATGCCACTGACATTTCCCTGCTCAGGGGCTTGCGCGACGAATAA
- a CDS encoding bacterioferritin-associated ferredoxin — MSVFVCICERVRECEIRSVIRAGNRCEESVGTACGAGTGCGTCLDRICDLIEEEGADTLAVSAA, encoded by the coding sequence ATGTCCGTGTTCGTATGTATCTGTGAGCGGGTGCGCGAGTGCGAGATCCGTTCCGTGATCCGCGCCGGCAACCGCTGCGAGGAGAGCGTCGGCACCGCCTGCGGTGCGGGCACCGGCTGCGGCACCTGCCTCGACCGCATCTGCGACCTGATCGAGGAAGAGGGCGCCGACACGCTCGCGGTCAGTGCGGCGTAA
- the bfr gene encoding bacterioferritin gives MQGDARVIEFLNEQLTAELTAINQYFLHAKMQENWGYTKLAKYTRHESIDEMRHAEVLTDRILFLEGLPNYQKLFALRIGETVKEQFECDMKVEVEAVERLRGGIDYMRSVGDVTSAKIFEEILRDEESHVDYLETQLGLIASLGEALYLQNVTEHPEA, from the coding sequence ATGCAAGGCGACGCCCGGGTCATCGAGTTCCTCAACGAGCAGCTGACGGCCGAGCTCACGGCCATCAACCAGTACTTCCTGCACGCCAAGATGCAGGAGAACTGGGGCTACACCAAGCTCGCCAAGTACACCCGGCACGAGTCGATCGACGAGATGCGCCACGCCGAGGTGCTCACCGACCGCATCCTGTTCCTCGAAGGCCTGCCGAACTACCAGAAGCTGTTCGCGCTGCGCATCGGCGAGACCGTCAAGGAGCAGTTCGAGTGCGACATGAAGGTCGAGGTCGAGGCGGTCGAGCGGCTGCGCGGCGGGATCGACTACATGCGCTCGGTCGGTGACGTGACCTCGGCGAAGATCTTCGAGGAGATCCTCCGGGACGAGGAGTCGCACGTCGACTACCTGGAGACCCAGCTCGGCCTCATCGCCAGCCTCGGCGAGGCCCTGTACCTCCAGAACGTCACCGAACACCCGGAAGCCTGA
- a CDS encoding low specificity L-threonine aldolase, whose protein sequence is MTQLVDLRSDTVTKPTAAMRAAMANAEVGDDVYSEDPTVVALEQRVAAMFGHEAALFAPSGSMANQIALQLVVPPAQELLCDANAHVVTYEFAAAAAIGGISSRTWPFAGGEIDVDLVASMIRPDGYWAVPTRAIAVEQTHNLGGGFVIGLDTLRGLRAAADSAGIALHCDGARIWHAHVATGVPFAEYGALFDTMSVCLSKGLGAPVGSLVVGSAEKIARARWIRKRMGGGMRQAGILAAAGLYALDHHVERLADDHRRAQRLAQALAPYGVVDPERVHTNLVVLDLAKTAVDAPALGAAARERGVLMSVLGPRTGRLITHLDADDAAVDHAIEVLTGILSA, encoded by the coding sequence ATGACGCAGCTGGTTGACCTCCGCAGTGACACCGTGACCAAGCCGACCGCCGCCATGCGCGCGGCGATGGCGAACGCGGAGGTCGGCGACGACGTGTACAGCGAGGACCCGACCGTGGTCGCGCTGGAGCAGCGCGTCGCCGCCATGTTCGGGCACGAGGCGGCCCTGTTCGCCCCGTCGGGGTCGATGGCCAACCAGATCGCGCTCCAGCTGGTCGTGCCGCCCGCGCAGGAGCTGCTGTGCGACGCCAACGCCCACGTGGTGACGTACGAGTTCGCCGCAGCCGCCGCCATCGGCGGCATCTCCAGCCGCACCTGGCCGTTCGCGGGCGGCGAGATCGACGTCGACCTGGTCGCCTCCATGATCCGCCCGGACGGCTACTGGGCCGTGCCGACCCGCGCCATCGCCGTCGAGCAGACCCACAACCTGGGCGGCGGCTTCGTCATCGGGCTGGACACCCTGCGCGGCCTGCGCGCCGCCGCCGACAGCGCCGGGATCGCGCTGCACTGCGACGGCGCCCGCATCTGGCACGCCCACGTCGCCACCGGCGTCCCGTTCGCCGAGTACGGCGCGCTGTTCGACACCATGTCGGTGTGCCTGTCCAAGGGCCTGGGCGCGCCGGTCGGCTCGCTGGTCGTGGGCAGCGCGGAGAAGATCGCGCGGGCGCGCTGGATCCGCAAGCGCATGGGCGGGGGTATGCGCCAGGCGGGCATCCTCGCCGCGGCCGGGCTGTACGCGCTGGACCACCACGTCGAGCGGCTGGCCGACGACCACCGCCGCGCCCAGCGGCTGGCCCAGGCGCTGGCGCCGTACGGGGTGGTGGACCCGGAGCGGGTACACACCAACCTGGTGGTGCTGGACCTGGCCAAGACGGCCGTGGACGCGCCCGCGCTCGGGGCGGCGGCGCGGGAGCGGGGGGTGCTGATGAGCGTGCTCGGGCCGCGTACCGGCCGCCTGATCACCCACCTGGACGCCGACGACGCCGCGGTGGACCACGCCATCGAGGTCCTGACGGGCATCCTGTCCGCCTGA
- a CDS encoding IS982 family transposase: MKTDLDTLLTALYVFVDDHVITASRRRPGRPKKLTDAELVCLAVAQVLLGFPSQHHWLRFCYGRLGRMFPYLPKQAGYHKRVTAAAPLITTVITRLAAQTPAGHDGIRLIDATVIPCGMSRQTAIGSALAGWAGYGYCRSHSRWIWGLKLYLVTALDGTPVTWCLATPSLGEREVAAELLEHARDHGLLPAGVVLIGDKGFAGRAFEQQTRDLKIVFIRPDRRDEARRHGNLAPVRQRIESIFDTLKGQLSLEQHGGRTPAGVHARIAQRLAALAAVIWHNWLTDAPEKRSLTAYDH, from the coding sequence GTGAAGACAGACCTCGATACCCTTCTGACGGCACTGTACGTGTTCGTCGATGACCATGTCATCACCGCGTCCCGGCGCCGTCCCGGACGCCCGAAGAAGCTGACCGACGCCGAGCTGGTCTGCCTGGCCGTGGCGCAGGTCCTGCTCGGGTTCCCGTCGCAGCACCACTGGCTGCGGTTCTGCTACGGCAGGCTCGGCCGCATGTTCCCGTACCTGCCCAAACAGGCCGGCTACCACAAACGCGTCACCGCGGCCGCGCCGCTGATCACCACCGTCATCACACGCCTGGCCGCCCAGACCCCGGCCGGCCACGACGGCATCCGCCTCATCGACGCCACCGTGATCCCGTGCGGGATGTCCCGCCAGACCGCGATCGGCTCGGCCCTGGCCGGATGGGCCGGGTACGGCTACTGCAGATCGCACTCCCGCTGGATCTGGGGCCTGAAGCTCTACCTCGTCACCGCCTTGGACGGCACACCGGTCACCTGGTGCCTGGCCACCCCGAGCCTGGGCGAACGAGAAGTCGCCGCCGAACTGCTCGAACACGCCCGCGACCACGGCCTCCTACCCGCCGGAGTCGTGCTCATCGGTGACAAGGGCTTCGCCGGCCGCGCGTTCGAGCAACAGACACGCGACCTGAAAATCGTGTTCATACGCCCCGACCGCCGCGACGAAGCCCGACGCCACGGCAACCTGGCCCCGGTCCGTCAACGCATCGAATCGATCTTCGACACCCTGAAAGGTCAGCTCAGCCTCGAACAGCACGGCGGGCGCACACCCGCAGGGGTGCACGCCCGCATCGCACAACGCCTGGCCGCCCTCGCAGCCGTGATCTGGCACAACTGGCTGACCGACGCACCCGAGAAACGATCACTGACCGCGTACGACCATTAG
- a CDS encoding class II 3-deoxy-7-phosphoheptulonate synthase, giving the protein MRHEWHDLRHPGLELAGVRQYGETGVSIARPATDKSAEDLGLDHWRTLPRAQMPPWEDYAEVEKVCRVLDTVPSVVAPYEVDQLRDRLALVCEGKAFLLQGGDCAETFADNTESHLLANARTLLQMAVVLTYGASMPVVKVARVAGQYTKPRSQPLDSLGLPAYRGDMINSLEPTAEARVADPQRMIRAYANAAAAMNMLRAYLGGGLGDLHAVHDWNRDFVRTSAFGERYEAIAREIDRALAFIRACGMTNEEALRTVTLYASHEALALEYDRALTRIADEKAYGLSGHFLWVGERTRELDGAHLDFISRIANPIGVKLGPSTTPDYVRRLCEMLNPHNEPGRLTLISRMGNHQVRDRLPNLVETVRDSGAKVVWQCDPMHGNTHESSNGYKTRHFDRIVDEVLGYFEVHKMAGTHPGGIHVELTGEDVTECLGGAQALVDADLPGRYETACDPRLNTQQSLELAFLVAEMLRG; this is encoded by the coding sequence ATGCGCCACGAATGGCATGACCTCCGGCACCCCGGCCTGGAACTGGCCGGCGTCCGCCAGTACGGCGAGACGGGCGTCAGCATCGCCCGTCCGGCCACCGACAAGTCCGCCGAGGACCTCGGGCTCGACCACTGGCGGACGCTGCCGCGCGCGCAGATGCCGCCGTGGGAGGACTACGCCGAGGTCGAGAAGGTGTGCCGGGTGCTGGACACGGTGCCCTCGGTCGTCGCGCCGTACGAGGTGGACCAGCTGCGCGACCGGCTGGCCCTGGTCTGCGAGGGCAAGGCGTTCCTGCTGCAGGGCGGCGACTGCGCCGAGACGTTCGCCGACAACACCGAGAGCCACCTGCTGGCCAACGCGCGCACCCTGCTGCAGATGGCGGTCGTGCTGACGTACGGCGCGAGCATGCCGGTGGTCAAGGTGGCCCGCGTCGCCGGGCAGTACACCAAGCCGCGCTCGCAGCCGCTGGACTCCCTGGGGCTGCCCGCGTACCGCGGCGATATGATCAACTCGCTGGAGCCGACCGCCGAGGCGCGCGTGGCCGACCCGCAGCGCATGATCCGGGCGTACGCCAACGCGGCCGCCGCGATGAACATGCTCCGGGCATACCTCGGCGGCGGCCTGGGCGACCTGCACGCCGTGCACGACTGGAACCGCGACTTCGTGCGCACCTCGGCCTTCGGCGAGCGCTACGAGGCCATCGCCCGCGAGATCGACCGGGCGCTGGCGTTCATCCGCGCCTGCGGCATGACCAATGAGGAAGCGCTGCGCACGGTCACGCTGTACGCCTCGCACGAGGCCCTGGCGCTGGAGTACGACCGGGCGCTGACCCGCATCGCCGACGAGAAGGCATACGGCCTGTCCGGGCACTTCCTGTGGGTCGGCGAGCGCACCCGCGAACTCGACGGCGCCCACCTGGACTTCATCTCCCGCATCGCCAACCCGATCGGCGTGAAGCTCGGCCCGTCGACCACGCCCGACTACGTGCGGCGGCTGTGCGAGATGCTCAACCCGCACAACGAGCCCGGCCGGCTCACCCTGATCAGCCGCATGGGCAACCACCAGGTGCGCGACAGGCTGCCGAACCTGGTCGAGACCGTGCGCGACAGCGGCGCCAAGGTCGTCTGGCAGTGCGACCCGATGCACGGCAACACCCACGAGTCCTCGAACGGGTACAAGACCCGCCACTTCGACCGGATCGTGGACGAGGTGCTGGGCTACTTCGAGGTGCACAAGATGGCCGGGACCCACCCGGGCGGCATCCACGTCGAGCTGACCGGCGAGGACGTCACCGAGTGCCTGGGCGGCGCGCAGGCCCTGGTCGACGCCGACCTGCCCGGCCGGTACGAGACTGCCTGCGACCCGCGCCTGAACACCCAGCAGTCGCTGGAGCTGGCGTTCCTGGTCGCGGAGATGCTGCGCGGCTAG
- the proC gene encoding pyrroline-5-carboxylate reductase, translating into MRTVAVVGAGKIGEVLLSGLVKAGWPVDRLVATARRVERAEQLRERYGIRVLDNAAAVEAADVVAIAVKPQDAGALMAELGPLIPAGKLVVSLCAGLPTAFFTKWLNDAVPIVRVMTNTPALVDEAMTAISAGPHATAEHMAVVEELFTPLGRTIRVPESQQDAVTALSGSGPAYFYYLVEAMTDAGILLGLPRQVAHDLIVQTAIGSAIMLRDSGEHPVKLREAVTSPAGTTISAIRELENHAVRAALLAALEAARDRAREIAEQAA; encoded by the coding sequence GTGCGGACGGTTGCGGTTGTCGGGGCGGGGAAGATCGGTGAGGTGCTGCTGTCCGGGCTGGTGAAGGCTGGGTGGCCGGTGGATCGGCTGGTGGCTACGGCGCGGCGGGTGGAGCGGGCTGAGCAGTTGCGGGAGCGGTACGGGATTCGGGTGCTGGACAACGCGGCGGCCGTCGAGGCGGCCGATGTGGTGGCCATCGCGGTGAAGCCGCAGGACGCCGGGGCGCTGATGGCGGAACTCGGGCCGCTGATCCCGGCGGGCAAGCTGGTGGTGTCGCTGTGCGCCGGCCTGCCGACGGCGTTCTTCACCAAGTGGCTCAACGACGCGGTGCCGATCGTACGGGTGATGACGAACACGCCCGCGCTGGTGGACGAGGCGATGACGGCGATCTCGGCGGGGCCGCACGCCACCGCCGAGCACATGGCCGTCGTGGAGGAGCTGTTCACGCCGCTGGGGCGGACCATCCGGGTGCCGGAGAGCCAGCAGGACGCGGTCACCGCGCTGTCCGGCTCGGGCCCGGCGTACTTCTACTACCTGGTCGAGGCGATGACCGACGCGGGCATCCTGCTCGGCCTGCCGCGCCAGGTGGCGCACGACCTGATCGTGCAGACCGCGATCGGCTCGGCGATCATGCTGCGCGACTCCGGCGAGCACCCGGTGAAGCTGCGCGAGGCGGTCACCTCGCCCGCGGGCACCACCATCTCGGCCATCCGCGAGCTGGAGAACCACGCGGTACGAGCCGCGCTGCTGGCCGCGCTGGAGGCCGCCCGGGACCGGGCGCGGGAGATCGCCGAACAGGCCGCCTGA
- a CDS encoding 6-phosphofructokinase — MRIGVLTGGGDCPGLNAVIRAVVRKGVGTYGHEFVGFRDGWKGPLEGMTRPLGIPEVRGILPRGGTILGSSRTNPFKIEGGVERIKDNLANLGVDALVAIGGEDTLGVATKLTDLGVNVVGVPKTIDNDLGATDFTFGFDTAVNIAMEAIDRLHTTAESHHRTVVVEVMGRHAGWIALHAGLAGGANVILLPEQKFDLEKVVEHVETRFKTNYSPIIVISEGAMPTDGDLITLNGELDAFGHVRLGGIGNWLADQLEKRTGKEARAVVLGHVQRGGTPTAFDRVLATRFGLHAIDAVHEGDFGKMVALRGTEIVRVPLIEATRELKTVPVHRYNEAEAFFG, encoded by the coding sequence ATGCGTATCGGCGTACTCACCGGCGGCGGCGACTGCCCCGGTCTCAACGCGGTCATCCGCGCCGTGGTCCGCAAGGGCGTGGGCACCTACGGGCACGAGTTCGTCGGGTTCCGCGACGGCTGGAAGGGCCCGCTGGAGGGCATGACCCGCCCGCTGGGCATCCCGGAGGTGCGCGGCATCCTGCCCCGTGGCGGCACGATCCTGGGCTCGTCCCGGACCAACCCGTTCAAGATCGAGGGCGGCGTCGAGCGGATCAAGGACAACCTCGCCAACCTGGGTGTGGACGCCCTGGTCGCCATCGGCGGCGAGGACACCCTCGGCGTGGCCACCAAGCTGACCGACCTGGGCGTGAACGTCGTCGGCGTGCCGAAGACGATTGACAACGACCTGGGCGCCACCGACTTCACCTTCGGCTTCGACACCGCGGTCAACATCGCGATGGAGGCCATCGACCGGCTGCACACCACCGCCGAGTCGCACCACCGCACCGTGGTCGTCGAGGTCATGGGCCGCCACGCGGGCTGGATCGCGCTGCACGCCGGCCTGGCCGGCGGCGCCAACGTCATCCTGCTGCCGGAGCAGAAGTTCGACCTGGAGAAGGTCGTCGAGCACGTCGAGACCCGCTTCAAGACCAACTACTCGCCGATCATCGTCATCTCGGAGGGCGCCATGCCCACCGACGGCGACCTGATCACTCTCAACGGCGAGCTCGACGCGTTCGGCCACGTCCGCCTCGGCGGCATCGGCAACTGGCTGGCCGACCAGCTGGAGAAGCGCACCGGCAAGGAGGCGCGCGCGGTCGTGCTGGGCCACGTCCAGCGCGGTGGCACGCCGACCGCCTTCGACCGGGTGCTGGCCACCCGCTTCGGCCTGCACGCGATCGACGCCGTGCACGAGGGCGACTTCGGCAAGATGGTCGCGTTGCGCGGCACCGAGATCGTCCGGGTGCCCCTCATCGAGGCCACCCGCGAGCTGAAGACCGTCCCGGTCCACCGCTACAACGAGGCCGAGGCCTTCTTCGGCTGA
- a CDS encoding polyadenylate-specific 3'-exoribonuclease AS, whose protein sequence is MAYRYFYDCEFIEDGTTIDLVSIGVVDEYGREFYAVSTEFDPAKAIPWVRDNVLNLLPSPADKAWRSRERIRTDLLEFLSEPVKGRPNETLELWAWYGAYDHVCLAQLWGPMVALPRVIPRFTKELRQLWDETGRPGLPEAATARHDALVDARHNLARWQAMTARKR, encoded by the coding sequence ATGGCGTATCGCTACTTCTACGACTGCGAGTTCATCGAGGACGGGACCACGATCGACCTGGTCTCGATCGGCGTGGTCGACGAGTACGGCCGGGAGTTCTACGCGGTCTCGACCGAGTTCGACCCGGCCAAGGCGATCCCGTGGGTGCGCGACAACGTGCTCAACCTGCTGCCGTCCCCGGCGGACAAGGCGTGGCGCTCGCGCGAGCGCATCCGCACCGACCTGCTGGAGTTCCTCAGCGAGCCGGTCAAGGGCCGCCCGAACGAGACCCTGGAGCTGTGGGCCTGGTACGGCGCGTACGACCACGTCTGCCTGGCGCAGCTGTGGGGCCCGATGGTGGCCCTGCCCCGGGTGATCCCGCGCTTCACCAAGGAGCTGCGGCAGCTGTGGGACGAGACCGGCCGGCCGGGCCTGCCCGAGGCGGCCACGGCGCGTCACGACGCGCTGGTCGACGCGCGGCACAACCTGGCCCGCTGGCAGGCGATGACGGCCCGCAAGCGGTGA
- a CDS encoding DUF1028 domain-containing protein, giving the protein MTFSIVARSADGTAHGVAVASKFLAVGAAVPAAEAAVGALATQSYANLAYRPQGLALLRTGTAAADVVAGLTAADPGRAQRQLGVVGTGGDGAGWTGPGCHGWAGGAYGDGFAIQGNILTGPEVVEAMRLAWLAGDPAAPLARRLLAALRAGDAAGGDKRGRQSAALLVVSPGQGYGGTGDTVVDLRVDDHPAPCAELARLLGIHSLLFDRPDPATLLDLDGDLATEIRTLLTVRGHTHSDLDTALASWAGVENLEERLVPGRIDPLVLTHLRTT; this is encoded by the coding sequence ATGACGTTCTCGATCGTCGCGCGTTCGGCTGACGGCACCGCACACGGGGTCGCCGTGGCGAGCAAATTCCTGGCCGTCGGGGCGGCCGTGCCCGCCGCCGAGGCGGCCGTCGGGGCACTGGCGACGCAGTCCTACGCCAACCTCGCCTACCGCCCGCAGGGCCTGGCCCTGCTGCGCACGGGCACGGCGGCGGCCGACGTCGTGGCCGGGCTCACCGCCGCCGATCCGGGCCGGGCGCAACGCCAGCTCGGCGTCGTGGGTACGGGCGGTGACGGCGCGGGCTGGACCGGCCCCGGCTGCCACGGCTGGGCCGGCGGCGCCTACGGCGACGGCTTCGCGATCCAGGGCAACATCCTGACCGGACCCGAGGTCGTCGAGGCGATGCGGCTGGCGTGGCTGGCCGGCGACCCGGCCGCTCCCCTGGCCCGGCGGCTGCTCGCGGCGCTGCGCGCCGGGGACGCGGCAGGCGGCGACAAGCGCGGGCGGCAGAGTGCGGCCCTGCTGGTGGTCAGCCCCGGCCAGGGGTACGGCGGCACCGGCGACACCGTCGTCGACCTGCGCGTGGACGACCACCCCGCCCCGTGCGCCGAACTGGCCCGCCTACTCGGCATCCACTCCCTCCTGTTCGACCGCCCCGACCCGGCCACCCTGCTCGACCTCGACGGCGACCTGGCCACCGAGATCCGCACCCTGCTCACGGTCCGCGGCCACACCCACTCCGATCTCGACACCGCCCTGGCCTCCTGGGCCGGCGTGGAGAACCTCGAAGAACGCCTGGTCCCCGGCCGCATCGACCCCCTGGTCCTCACCCACCTCCGCACAACCTGA
- a CDS encoding phosphotransferase enzyme family protein, translating into MLADDTFRTTLRTAWHLQPDGFTPLSGGMTSTTVSVSAGGLHYVAKAVRPAQKAQFEAGLSAAEHLSRHGVDAGAPLRTADGALTVPVGDHVLALLHHVPGRELEADDPLDQQWWGDRLGAVHRVLREFRHPGLPAWHWVRPDAPHLDVEDWVRPAVAAAVNTLTKLQVTDRLTYGALHGDPCHGAFLLDPGTGRIGVIDWGSAGAGPLMYDVASAVMYAGGSDRARELLSAYAATGVVPRAEIEASLDVLLRFRWAVQADWFAARIATGDLTGVADQSDNRRGLHDARDALLG; encoded by the coding sequence GTGCTGGCTGACGATACGTTCCGCACGACACTTCGGACGGCATGGCATCTTCAGCCGGACGGCTTCACTCCTCTGTCCGGTGGGATGACGTCGACCACCGTATCGGTCAGTGCCGGTGGCCTCCACTACGTCGCAAAGGCCGTCCGACCTGCGCAGAAAGCGCAATTCGAAGCTGGTCTGTCCGCCGCCGAGCACCTGTCGCGCCACGGCGTCGACGCGGGCGCCCCGCTGCGTACCGCCGACGGCGCGCTGACCGTGCCCGTCGGCGACCACGTGCTGGCGCTGCTGCACCACGTGCCCGGCCGGGAACTGGAGGCCGACGATCCCCTCGACCAGCAGTGGTGGGGCGACCGGCTCGGCGCCGTGCACCGGGTGCTGCGCGAGTTCCGCCACCCGGGCCTGCCGGCCTGGCACTGGGTACGCCCCGACGCGCCGCACCTGGACGTCGAGGACTGGGTGCGTCCCGCGGTCGCCGCCGCCGTCAACACGCTGACGAAACTCCAGGTCACCGACCGGCTCACGTACGGGGCGCTGCACGGGGACCCGTGCCACGGGGCGTTCCTGCTCGACCCCGGCACCGGCCGCATCGGTGTCATCGACTGGGGCTCGGCGGGGGCCGGGCCGCTCATGTACGACGTCGCCTCGGCGGTCATGTACGCGGGAGGCTCGGACCGGGCCCGGGAGCTGCTGTCGGCGTACGCCGCGACCGGGGTGGTGCCCCGCGCCGAGATCGAGGCCAGCCTGGACGTGCTGCTGCGCTTCCGCTGGGCGGTGCAGGCCGACTGGTTCGCCGCCCGCATCGCCACCGGCGACCTCACCGGCGTGGCCGACCAGTCCGACAACCGCCGGGGCCTGCACGACGCACGCGACGCCCTGCTCGGCTGA
- a CDS encoding Crp/Fnr family transcriptional regulator, with product MFAGLEPEVRQRVIAAAVPRTFRKGQLLFVENDPGETLIVLKRGSVAVFRTSPTGERAVLSVLRPPDTLGEVSLLDGSARSASAEALEDCTALALSRGAFMELVHSNPRILDAVMRSLGALIRRLTEQNADHVFLDLPGRVAKTLVRLAGESQAPMITIELNQSQLAEMAGGSRQSVNQAIGSFASRGWLRTEGRRIVVMDVPALRRRAGMQDR from the coding sequence ATGTTCGCTGGCCTGGAGCCGGAGGTGCGCCAGCGGGTGATCGCCGCCGCGGTGCCGCGCACCTTCCGCAAGGGCCAGCTGCTGTTCGTGGAGAACGACCCCGGCGAGACCCTGATCGTGCTCAAGCGCGGTTCGGTAGCGGTGTTCCGCACCTCCCCGACCGGCGAGCGCGCCGTGCTGTCGGTGCTGCGCCCGCCGGACACGCTGGGCGAGGTGTCGCTTCTGGACGGATCGGCCCGCTCGGCCTCGGCCGAGGCGCTGGAGGACTGCACGGCGCTGGCGCTGTCGCGCGGGGCGTTCATGGAACTGGTGCACTCGAACCCGCGCATCCTCGACGCGGTCATGCGCTCGCTGGGCGCGCTGATCCGGCGGCTGACCGAGCAGAACGCCGACCACGTCTTCCTGGACCTGCCGGGCCGGGTGGCCAAGACGCTGGTGCGGCTGGCGGGCGAGAGCCAGGCTCCGATGATCACGATCGAGCTGAACCAGAGCCAGCTGGCCGAGATGGCGGGCGGTTCGCGGCAGAGCGTGAATCAGGCCATCGGCTCGTTCGCCAGCCGGGGCTGGCTGCGTACGGAGGGGCGCCGCATCGTGGTGATGGACGTCCCCGCCCTGCGCCGCCGCGCCGGCATGCAGGACCGCTAG